CCATATCTGATTTGCGGGCATTCAGCTCGCTGTCGAAATAATAATCTACTGTAAGATTCGTATCATCGCCAAATACGGTCTTCAGCTCTGGTGTTTCATTGAACAATTTCTCAACTTCTTGATCATAATCCACAAGGAACTCATCCAGATAACCCGTGATCGCGCCATGAATCATCGCTACCGTCGTATCCTTGGATTCCGGAGACAGGAACTCCGAAGCTCCTTCAAGGGACTCATCTTCCGCTTCGATCGCAACAAACATAACTGAGATGGCATCGTAGAGATTGCCAATGAGCTGCTTCAAGCCTTCTTCATCCTCAGCAATAGAAGTCAGGAACGGACGGATAAGCTCGACCATCTCTGTACCGCTGAGTTCCACATGAAGCTGAGTGAGGTCAAGCTGCTCTCCATTAACTGTCTCTTGTGCCTTTGCAACCGAGATCGTGTCTGGATTAGGCAAATGCTTCACCAAGAAGCTCGCCAATTCCCAGGTTACATCCTCTACCTGCTCATAATATTCTGTCATCTCTGGTGTTTCTATCTCTTCCCCAAGCGAGAAGTAGACCGGCTTCTCTGCACCCTCAATATCAAGAGCAAACCCGGCTTTATCCATGCTGAAGAGGAATGGAATTTCATTATCCAAATAGTATACAGAGCCTGTAACCGAAGCATGATCCATATCTTCCGATTTGGCACTGTCAATATGTACGGAAATGGAGTTCAATAGGTCTATCATTTCCTTATCTTCCGCAGTTGCATTCGCAGACGGTGTAACTTCCAGATCGAGTGTCTGACGGGATTCCATCGGCTGATATAATTTTTCCTTGCTTCCTAGTATGGCTGAATTGACATCAAATCCACCTACTGACTGACAGCCTGTCAATACGACCAGCATCAGAATGAGCGGCGCAGCAAGCCATTTGAAAGATTTACGATTAATAATATTGCTCTCCCCCTTAAACGTTATGGACGTACTCCTTCATACTATATTTAGAGGGAAAATATGTAAACCTATTTTTTTAAAAAAATGCCTATATATCCTTGTGTATCAATTGTTGAGAAATGATGACAATAGTCGACAATCTATCATATTCCTCTGTTTTTTCATGAAAATATTAATATTTTCGGCATGATGTAATAAAGATTCTATTGCAACTTTATGTAGAACGCCGGCGTCAGTAGAAGTATTAAATTAAATCAAAAGGAGTCGTTATACAGATGAAAAAAAGCCGAATTATCCTCTATGCAGCAAGCGCCGCAGTGTTACTATGGATCACTGGATGTAGTCAAGCAGAGACGGAGACTTCGACTCCTGATCTTCCCGACCCTGTTAATGCGACAGAAACAGCGCCAAAAACTGTTCCAGCAGAGCAGCCGGAGGCTGAAGAACAAACGATTATATTTGAAAGGTCCGCCCCCTCTGATCCCACTAAATTTCAAGAAGGTGTCTCTATAGATATGGCAGGTTATGTACAGGATTTTTTTACATTGGACATGGCGGAGACCATCCAGCGCAATATGGAAGCGATCGTCAGCAATGATTCAGAAGGCTTCTCAGAAGGAATGTCCGAGGATGCAATGGAACAAAATCTGAATTTATTAGCCTATCTGCACACGGATGGAGAAGCGATTGAGTTCCAATCTGTTGATTCAATCACTTATTTGGAGAAGGAGAAAAGAATCCAAATTGCAGTAAGCTATGCCATTCAGATGAAAGAAGAAGTCACCTATGGATCTTTTGAATATACATTGATTCCGGAGAAGGGGACAGAAGAGGACAGGTGGATCATCGCTACCATGGACTAGAAAGTAGATCCAATGCGAACAAGCGAACCCCCATCAGAAAGATGAGGGTTCACAACAAAAGAATGAAATGGATGGCTTTTTTTTATTCCTTATTGAAAATGAGGGCTGTCTTCGTTTCGTTGATAAAGGCCGTATCCGCATTCAGCTGATCGGATATGAAGCGGACAGGA
This sequence is a window from Paenibacillus urinalis. Protein-coding genes within it:
- a CDS encoding copper amine oxidase N-terminal domain-containing protein, with amino-acid sequence MLVVLTGCQSVGGFDVNSAILGSKEKLYQPMESRQTLDLEVTPSANATAEDKEMIDLLNSISVHIDSAKSEDMDHASVTGSVYYLDNEIPFLFSMDKAGFALDIEGAEKPVYFSLGEEIETPEMTEYYEQVEDVTWELASFLVKHLPNPDTISVAKAQETVNGEQLDLTQLHVELSGTEMVELIRPFLTSIAEDEEGLKQLIGNLYDAISVMFVAIEAEDESLEGASEFLSPESKDTTVAMIHGAITGYLDEFLVDYDQEVEKLFNETPELKTVFGDDTNLTVDYYFDSELNARKSDMELKVAIPASDELPVSEIKLVNTSEIWNYGTEVKADQVDTSSGVLDVMYGEATTGEILRNFEGSAPVHELLLNSGMTSMFTYLDPEDEYYGLVNNDGTGFVALRYFADQFEADVKWTKGSNQIVVTNDLTLAQSTYTLGSKQAVVNGEKVTLPSAPYMEHGMVYVPLRSIAEALDATVTFEDGWYAVERK